From Caldivirga sp., the proteins below share one genomic window:
- a CDS encoding cytosine permease yields the protein MGETVNSQSTVVYNRERGQLELKVSYPEEKYLWNKDLHPTPINRRTWDWYTYAAIWFSMAFIVPSWSLASVGLSFGLGAIESIIVVFLGNLIVLVPMIIQSHGGARYGIPEPVLTRTRWGVYGAIFPSWIRAIIGAGWWGIETYIMTEAAVGIYAILSGKLPVIESLMAKGVASPFTISLAFPQVFWATFIAIIVLQLILLYHSPVPNAQPALKWFARLSAPLILAGFLALWLHFMAISGWSYGNVFSIHSSLRGSAYWMAWLAFLNANIAYWATMALSMPDYTRFAKSQVAQVVGQIPMPFMMLTVAILGTMTTGAVMRLTGRPIWDPILLSTMYMGPVAGVIVNLLFLLATFAVNVFANTVGPAYDFANTLPRYISWFRGVLIVVAVAVLLGAWTFYGSAYGYLYNWLLTYGGLLGSVEGVIIFDYALIRRFKFELQDVFLSRGKFRYWMGINPAAFITFAIVTFIIYAPIPYHSLLFSNAWVLAFILSGLIYTPLMVYWVIPKYQPHLKGSIWRGGYVSGEVRELFRR from the coding sequence GTGGGGGAAACAGTAAACTCCCAGTCAACGGTGGTTTACAATAGAGAGAGGGGTCAATTAGAGTTAAAGGTCTCGTACCCTGAGGAGAAGTACCTCTGGAATAAGGATCTTCACCCAACCCCAATAAATAGGAGGACTTGGGATTGGTACACTTATGCAGCAATATGGTTTAGTATGGCCTTCATAGTGCCCAGTTGGTCATTGGCAAGCGTCGGCTTATCCTTTGGCCTAGGGGCTATTGAGTCAATAATAGTTGTCTTCCTAGGCAACTTAATAGTCCTAGTGCCCATGATAATTCAATCCCACGGTGGCGCAAGGTACGGCATACCTGAACCAGTGTTGACTAGAACCAGGTGGGGTGTGTATGGTGCTATTTTCCCCAGTTGGATTAGGGCTATTATCGGGGCTGGTTGGTGGGGTATTGAAACCTACATAATGACTGAGGCAGCAGTGGGTATTTACGCAATATTAAGTGGTAAGTTACCAGTGATAGAGTCACTTATGGCTAAGGGCGTTGCCTCACCCTTCACCATTAGCCTAGCCTTCCCTCAAGTCTTCTGGGCAACATTCATTGCAATAATAGTACTTCAACTAATCCTGCTGTACCACTCCCCAGTACCTAATGCTCAACCAGCCTTAAAGTGGTTCGCAAGGCTCTCAGCACCATTAATACTAGCCGGTTTCCTAGCATTATGGCTGCACTTCATGGCAATCTCAGGGTGGAGTTACGGTAACGTATTCTCAATACACAGTAGCCTAAGAGGATCAGCCTACTGGATGGCTTGGTTAGCCTTCCTAAACGCCAACATAGCCTACTGGGCGACAATGGCTCTATCAATGCCTGACTACACCAGGTTCGCTAAGAGTCAAGTAGCCCAGGTTGTTGGCCAAATCCCAATGCCATTCATGATGCTTACCGTAGCCATACTGGGCACCATGACTACGGGTGCAGTCATGAGACTCACCGGTAGACCCATATGGGACCCCATATTATTGTCAACAATGTACATGGGGCCTGTGGCTGGAGTTATTGTGAACCTACTATTCCTATTAGCCACCTTCGCTGTTAACGTATTCGCCAACACCGTTGGCCCAGCCTATGACTTCGCTAACACCCTACCAAGGTACATATCCTGGTTCAGGGGTGTATTGATAGTTGTTGCTGTAGCTGTGCTACTTGGGGCCTGGACATTCTATGGCTCAGCCTACGGTTACTTATACAACTGGCTACTGACGTATGGTGGTTTACTGGGTTCTGTGGAGGGTGTGATAATATTTGACTATGCCTTAATAAGGAGGTTTAAGTTTGAGCTGCAGGACGTATTCCTAAGTCGTGGCAAGTTCAGGTATTGGATGGGCATTAACCCAGCAGCCTTCATAACATTCGCCATAGTTACCTTCATAATATACGCCCCAATACCATACCACAGTCTACTCTTCAGTAACGCATGGGTGCTTGCCTTCATACTATCAGGCCTAATATACACTCCACTAATGGTATACTGGGTAATACCAAAGTATCAACCCCACTTAAAGGGATCCATT